Proteins co-encoded in one Arachis hypogaea cultivar Tifrunner chromosome 13, arahy.Tifrunner.gnm2.J5K5, whole genome shotgun sequence genomic window:
- the LOC112738159 gene encoding uncharacterized protein: MKPNWELKNCCNHEQVVFLVTVAVCTVLILALWRTLLLTPFKLVTVFLHEASHAVACKLTCGHVEGIQVHADEGGTTQTRGGIYCFILPAGYLGSSFWGMILILASTKLLTARIAAACFIAALLIVLFVAKNWTLRGLCIGFIIFLGIIWILQETTKVRILRYVILFIGVMNSLFSVYDIYDDLISRRVHSSDAEKFAQECPCPCSGVGWGVIWGLISFVFLCGAVYLGAVILS; encoded by the exons ATGAAACCGAACTGGGAGCTCAAGAATTGCTGCAACCACGAGCAAGTGGTGTTTCTTGTCACTGTTGCTGTCTGCACTGTGCTTATACTTGCACTCTGGAGAACCTTGCTACTCACACCCTTTAAGCTTGTTACTGTCTTTCTTCATGAGGCAAGCCACGCCGTTGCTTGTAAACTTACATGCGGCCAT GTAGAAGGAATCCAGGTTCATGCTGATGAAGGTGGAACAACCCAAACCCGTGGAGgcatttactgcttcatcttgcCAGCTGGAT ATCttggttcatcattttgggggatGATCTTGATACTTGCGTCAACAAAGCTTCTTACCGCTAGAATAGCTGCTGCTTGTTTTATTGCTGCTCTACTTATTGTCCTCTTTGTAGCCAAAAAT TGGACTCTCCGAGGACTTTGCATTG GATTTATCATTTTCCTTGGAATAATATGGATTCTGCAAGAGACAACCAAAGTTCGAATACTACGATATGTTATCCTGTTCATAG GTGTGATGAACAGCTTGTTTTCTGTTTATG ATATCTATGATGATTTGATATCGCGTCGAGTGCATTCGAGTGATGCAGAGAAATTCGCACAGGAGTGCCCTTGCCCTTGTTCTGGTGTTGGATGGGGTGTTATTTG GGGTTTGATATCATTTGTGTTTCTATGCGGAGCTGTGTACCTGGGTGCTGTCATCTTGTCCTAA